A genomic region of Elusimicrobiota bacterium contains the following coding sequences:
- a CDS encoding efflux RND transporter permease subunit, producing the protein MERFIDFILKWRALVIAAAVLAALVGWVALKNLPIDAVPDVTNVQVQVLTNSPGLGPLEVERLITFPVESAMSGIPKVTQIRSLSKFGLSAVTVIFQDGTDIYWARQLISERIEHAKDEIPEGLGHPEMAPISSGLGEILQFEVMGKGYSLMELRSLLEWEIAPRLKSIPGVVEVNAFGGELKTYEVQIEPKKLISLRISLSQVFEALEKNNANAGGAYIEKNQEQYLIRGEGLVERLDDVASIIVAASKDGFPIYVRDLGSVALAPMVRQGAVTRDGRGEAVTGIVMMLLGENSRTVVERVKEKIDEIALALPPGVIIDTFYDRAELVDRTVITVVRNLIEGGLLVIGVLFLTLGSLKAGLVVASVIPLAMLIAFTAMLYAGVSGNLMSLGAVDFGLLVDGAVVLVENAVRRLAQRQVEKTGILTLAERISVMRESFLDVARPVIFGVGIIATVYLPILSLEGIEGRMFRPMAMTVIFALVAALILTLTFVPVVSALFLYSHIKESDTILVERSKLLYRPVLGWTLLYPKRTLGIAGALFLASAGLFFSLGFEFIPKLDEGAIALQAWRLPSVSLNQSLDNTTKIEGVLREFPEVISVVSKTGRAEIATDPMGIEISDIIVNLTPRSEWMTAKNKESLIAAMDKRLKERVIGAVFSYSQPIELRVSELIAGVRSDAAVKIFGDDLDELKALAQRVVRAVSSVRGASDVKAEQISGLPVLRVRIDRQRIARYGINAADVLSVVEAMGGKVLGQVLEGQRRYYLQARFANAADMRIEDFVNIPVADPSGRMIPLGQLADIIAEEGPAQVSRENLRRRVSVEINVRGRDLGGFVAEAREVVAETVELPPGYYIEWGGQFEHLERAGRRLLVATPVALGLIFLLLYLAFGSARPAAFIYLNIPLAATGGVLALFLRGMPFSISAGVGFIALFGIAVLNGVVMVSYIRQLRQEGLGLEESIIEGAMIRFRPVLMTALAASFGFLPMAISSSAGAEVQRPLATVVIGGLVSSTLLTLVVMPAVYKLFDVKVETEREIEI; encoded by the coding sequence ATGGAACGCTTTATTGATTTTATTTTGAAATGGCGCGCCCTGGTGATCGCGGCGGCTGTTTTGGCGGCCTTAGTCGGCTGGGTCGCCCTTAAAAATCTCCCGATCGACGCGGTTCCCGACGTCACCAATGTCCAGGTCCAGGTGTTGACGAATTCCCCGGGCTTGGGTCCTTTGGAAGTCGAGCGGCTGATCACATTTCCCGTTGAATCAGCCATGAGCGGGATCCCCAAGGTTACGCAAATCCGGTCGTTGTCTAAATTCGGCTTATCCGCGGTCACCGTTATTTTTCAGGACGGCACCGATATTTATTGGGCCAGACAATTGATTTCGGAACGCATCGAGCACGCCAAAGACGAAATCCCGGAAGGCTTGGGCCATCCGGAGATGGCGCCTATCTCCTCGGGTTTGGGGGAGATTTTACAGTTTGAAGTCATGGGCAAAGGGTATTCCTTGATGGAGCTGCGTTCGTTGTTGGAATGGGAAATCGCCCCGCGCCTAAAGTCCATCCCCGGCGTGGTCGAAGTCAACGCGTTCGGCGGCGAGTTGAAGACCTATGAAGTTCAAATCGAGCCCAAAAAGTTGATTTCTTTGCGCATTTCGTTGAGCCAGGTTTTTGAAGCCCTTGAAAAAAACAACGCCAACGCCGGCGGCGCTTATATCGAAAAAAATCAGGAGCAATATTTGATCCGGGGGGAAGGGTTGGTGGAGCGGCTCGACGACGTCGCTTCCATCATCGTGGCGGCCAGCAAAGACGGTTTTCCTATTTATGTTCGAGATTTGGGTTCGGTCGCCTTGGCTCCCATGGTGCGCCAAGGCGCGGTGACTCGCGACGGCCGTGGCGAGGCGGTCACCGGCATTGTGATGATGCTGTTGGGGGAGAATTCACGGACCGTGGTGGAGCGGGTCAAGGAAAAAATAGACGAAATCGCGTTGGCCCTTCCTCCCGGGGTCATCATTGATACCTTTTACGACCGGGCCGAGCTCGTGGATCGGACCGTGATCACCGTAGTCAGAAATTTGATCGAGGGCGGACTTCTTGTCATCGGCGTTTTGTTTTTGACATTGGGCAGCCTGAAGGCCGGGCTTGTAGTGGCCAGCGTTATTCCTTTGGCGATGTTGATTGCGTTCACGGCCATGTTGTACGCAGGCGTTTCCGGCAATCTGATGAGCCTTGGGGCCGTGGATTTCGGCTTGTTGGTCGACGGCGCGGTAGTTTTGGTAGAAAATGCTGTGCGGCGTTTAGCCCAGCGCCAGGTTGAAAAGACGGGAATTCTGACGTTAGCCGAGCGCATTTCCGTCATGCGCGAATCTTTTCTGGACGTGGCGCGCCCGGTCATTTTCGGCGTCGGCATCATCGCTACGGTTTATTTGCCGATTCTTTCCCTGGAGGGCATCGAGGGCCGGATGTTTCGACCCATGGCCATGACCGTTATTTTTGCCTTGGTGGCGGCCTTGATCTTGACCCTGACTTTTGTTCCGGTGGTCAGCGCGTTGTTTCTTTACAGCCATATCAAGGAGAGCGATACCATTCTCGTCGAACGGAGCAAGTTGCTGTATCGCCCGGTGCTGGGTTGGACCCTCTTATATCCCAAGCGCACATTGGGCATTGCCGGGGCCCTGTTTTTGGCTTCTGCGGGGCTTTTTTTTTCCTTAGGTTTTGAATTTATTCCCAAGCTTGATGAAGGCGCCATTGCGCTTCAAGCATGGAGGCTGCCGTCCGTATCCCTGAATCAGTCCTTGGATAACACGACGAAGATCGAAGGCGTGCTGCGCGAATTTCCGGAAGTCATCAGCGTGGTGTCGAAAACCGGGCGCGCTGAAATCGCCACCGATCCCATGGGCATTGAAATTTCGGATATTATCGTCAATTTGACCCCGCGTTCCGAGTGGATGACGGCCAAAAATAAAGAATCCTTAATCGCGGCTATGGACAAGCGTCTGAAAGAGCGCGTGATCGGCGCCGTTTTTTCTTATTCTCAGCCCATTGAGCTGCGCGTTTCGGAATTGATCGCCGGCGTGCGCTCAGACGCCGCCGTCAAGATTTTCGGGGACGATCTCGATGAGTTGAAAGCGTTGGCTCAGCGCGTGGTCCGGGCGGTGAGCTCGGTGCGGGGCGCTTCCGACGTCAAGGCGGAACAAATCAGCGGCCTGCCTGTGTTGCGCGTTAGAATCGACCGCCAACGGATCGCCCGCTACGGAATCAATGCCGCGGATGTTTTAAGCGTCGTGGAAGCCATGGGCGGCAAGGTGCTCGGCCAGGTGCTGGAGGGGCAGCGGCGTTATTATCTGCAGGCGCGTTTCGCCAATGCCGCCGATATGCGAATCGAAGATTTTGTAAATATCCCTGTCGCCGATCCTTCGGGCCGCATGATCCCTTTGGGTCAATTGGCCGATATTATCGCGGAAGAAGGCCCAGCCCAGGTCAGCCGCGAGAATTTGCGCCGCCGGGTTTCGGTTGAAATCAACGTTCGCGGCCGGGACTTGGGAGGTTTTGTCGCTGAAGCGAGAGAAGTCGTGGCAGAAACCGTCGAATTGCCGCCGGGCTACTACATCGAGTGGGGCGGTCAATTTGAGCACTTGGAGCGCGCCGGGCGAAGGCTCTTGGTTGCGACGCCCGTGGCCTTGGGGTTGATTTTTCTCCTTCTTTATTTGGCGTTCGGTTCGGCCCGTCCCGCGGCGTTTATTTATTTAAACATTCCGCTGGCGGCTACCGGCGGCGTGCTGGCTCTGTTTTTAAGGGGGATGCCGTTTTCCATCTCGGCCGGGGTCGGTTTTATCGCGTTATTCGGCATTGCCGTGCTAAACGGCGTTGTCATGGTCAGTTACATTCGCCAACTGCGCCAGGAGGGGTTGGGCTTGGAGGAATCCATTATCGAAGGCGCCATGATTCGATTCCGTCCGGTGCTCATGACGGCGTTGGCCGCCAGTTTCGGGTTTTTGCCGATGGCGATTTCTTCTTCGGCCGGGGCTGAGGTTCAGCGGCCGTTGGCCACGGTCGTCATCGGGGGCTTGGTCAGCTCCACGCTGCTGACCTTGGTGGTGATGCCGGCCGTGTACAAACTTTTTGACGTGAAAGTGGAAACGGAGCGGGAGATCGAAATTTGA
- a CDS encoding efflux RND transporter periplasmic adaptor subunit, translating to MRRGPSLKAAGVLSACLSFSLLASGGRDHDEGDRHHEEPNVSLTQEQYLSAGIKTEKAARRSFAIEVEALGEIASDTDRVVQLRPQVSGTAADILVSIGDTVDAGDVILVYRPGADGAEGPALTASRPGVVVGLFVAPGSHLDTAVPVATLADISRLRCSLDVYEKDIARIKKGQAVRFSATAFPKETFDGIVTYISPRVDPHSRTIRVRADIANQGGRLKFGMFIVGRIRVSVRSVLAVSESAIQKYEGRTIVFVASKKTPGRYVFAPNAVTIGERSGSYVEVTSGLKVSDEVAVKGSFLLKSELAKEEMGGHSH from the coding sequence ATGAGGCGGGGCCCGTCATTGAAAGCCGCCGGCGTTTTATCGGCGTGTTTGAGTTTTTCGTTATTGGCGTCCGGCGGGAGGGATCATGACGAAGGAGATCGTCATCATGAAGAGCCGAACGTGTCGTTGACCCAAGAGCAATACTTGTCCGCCGGGATTAAAACGGAAAAAGCCGCGCGCCGCTCCTTCGCCATCGAAGTCGAGGCGTTGGGTGAAATTGCGTCGGATACCGACCGAGTGGTTCAATTGCGGCCCCAGGTTTCCGGCACGGCCGCGGATATTTTGGTTTCGATCGGCGATACGGTGGATGCCGGCGATGTCATTTTGGTGTATCGTCCGGGCGCCGACGGCGCCGAAGGCCCGGCGTTGACCGCCTCGCGTCCCGGCGTTGTCGTGGGGCTGTTCGTGGCTCCGGGTAGCCATTTGGACACGGCGGTTCCCGTAGCCACCTTGGCCGATATCTCGCGTTTACGCTGCAGCTTGGACGTATATGAAAAAGACATCGCTAGGATTAAGAAAGGCCAGGCGGTTCGTTTCAGCGCCACCGCTTTTCCGAAAGAGACGTTCGACGGGATCGTGACGTATATTTCCCCCCGCGTCGATCCCCATTCCAGGACCATTCGAGTGCGCGCGGATATCGCGAACCAGGGCGGCCGGTTGAAGTTCGGCATGTTTATTGTGGGGCGGATCCGGGTCAGCGTGCGTTCCGTGCTAGCTGTTTCGGAATCCGCGATTCAAAAGTACGAAGGCCGGACCATTGTTTTTGTCGCTTCGAAAAAAACCCCGGGCCGATACGTTTTTGCTCCCAACGCCGTCACGATCGGCGAACGTTCCGGTTCCTATGTGGAAGTTACCAGCGGGTTGAAGGTTTCCGATGAGGTGGCCGTCAAGGGCAGCTTTTTGTTGAAGTCCGAACTGGCTAAAGAGGAAATGGGCGGCCATTCCCATTAG